In one Dermochelys coriacea isolate rDerCor1 chromosome 20, rDerCor1.pri.v4, whole genome shotgun sequence genomic region, the following are encoded:
- the TARBP2 gene encoding RISC-loading complex subunit TARBP2 isoform X1 has translation MSEEEEACGTKKSGGFPSIEQMLASNPGKTPISLLQEYGTRIGKTPVYDLLKAEGQAHQPNFTFRVTVGDISCTGQGPSKKAAKHKAAEVALKLLKGGNMLEPAASEESSSPFSLEPLPQLSTAAAPAAPILPAASPRSSPMEVKSPVSPQQSECNPVGALQELVVQKGWRLPEYTVTQESGPAHRKEFTMTCRVERFIEIGSGTSKKLAKRNAAAKMLVRIHNVPMDQREGSEAEVEEDQFSITMGNKLDSLKGRLSGCTWDSLRNSAGEKILHLKSHPLGALNAGFCSLLQELSEEQSFDISYLDIDEMSLSGLYQCLVELSTQPTTVCHGSAASRPAARAAAARNALQYLKIMAGGK, from the exons TATAGAGCAAATGCTTGCCTCCAATCCCGGAAAGACCCCGATCAGCCTTCTCCAGGAGTATGGGACAAGAATAGGCAAGACGCCCGTATATGATCTACTGAAAGCCGAGGGACAAGCGCATCAGCCCAACTTCACCTTCCGAGTGACTGTCGGGGACATCAGCTGCACCG GTCAAGGCCCAAGCAAGAAGGCAGCCAAGCACAAGGCAGCAGAGGTGGCCCTAAAGCTCCTGAAAGGGGGAAATATGCTGGAGCCAGCAGCATCGGAGGAATCCAG CTCTCCTTTCTCCCTAGAGCCCCTTCCTCAGCTCAGCACCGCAGCGGCCCCCGCAGCGCCCATCTTGCCTGCTGCCTCTCCCAG AAGCTCTCCGATGGAGGTGAAGTCGCCCGTCTCGCCCCAGCAGTCGGAGTGTAACCCCGTGGGGGCGCTGCAG GAGCTGGTGGTCCAGAAGGGCTGGAGGCTGCCGGAATACACCGTCACCCAGGAGTCAGGGCCTGCCCACCGAAAGGAATTCACCATGACTTGCCGGGTTGAGAGGTTCATCGAAATAG GGAGCGGCACCTCCAAGAAGCTGGCCAAGCGCAACGCGGCGGCCAAGATGCTGGTGCGAATCCACAATGTGCCCATGGACCAGCGGGAGGGCAGCGAGGCCGAGGTGGAGGAGGACCAGTTCTCCATC ACCATGGGGAACAAGCTGGACAGCCTGAAGGGCCGGCTCTCGGGCTGCACCTGGGACTCGCTGCGCAACTCGGCCGGCGAGAAGATCCTCCATCTCAAGAGCCACCCACTGGGGGCGCTCAACGCCGGCTTCTGCAGCCTCCTGCAGGAGCTCTCCGAGGAGCAGAGCTTCGACATCAGCTACCTGGACATCG ACGAGATGAGCCTGAGCGGCCTGTACCAGTGCTTGGTGGAGCTGTCCACGCAGCCGACCACGGTGTGCCACGGCTCAGCCGCCTCCCGCCCCGCCGCCCGCGCCGCTGCTGCCCGCAATGCCCTGCAGTACCTCAAGATCATGGCGGGAGGCAAATGA
- the TARBP2 gene encoding RISC-loading complex subunit TARBP2 isoform X3, producing the protein MSEEEEACGTKKSGGFPSIEQMLASNPGKTPISLLQEYGTRIGKTPVYDLLKAEGQAHQPNFTFRVTVGDISCTGQGPSKKAAKHKAAEVALKLLKGGNMLEPAASEESRAPSSAQHRSGPRSAHLACCLSQELVVQKGWRLPEYTVTQESGPAHRKEFTMTCRVERFIEIGSGTSKKLAKRNAAAKMLVRIHNVPMDQREGSEAEVEEDQFSITMGNKLDSLKGRLSGCTWDSLRNSAGEKILHLKSHPLGALNAGFCSLLQELSEEQSFDISYLDIDEMSLSGLYQCLVELSTQPTTVCHGSAASRPAARAAAARNALQYLKIMAGGK; encoded by the exons TATAGAGCAAATGCTTGCCTCCAATCCCGGAAAGACCCCGATCAGCCTTCTCCAGGAGTATGGGACAAGAATAGGCAAGACGCCCGTATATGATCTACTGAAAGCCGAGGGACAAGCGCATCAGCCCAACTTCACCTTCCGAGTGACTGTCGGGGACATCAGCTGCACCG GTCAAGGCCCAAGCAAGAAGGCAGCCAAGCACAAGGCAGCAGAGGTGGCCCTAAAGCTCCTGAAAGGGGGAAATATGCTGGAGCCAGCAGCATCGGAGGAATCCAG AGCCCCTTCCTCAGCTCAGCACCGCAGCGGCCCCCGCAGCGCCCATCTTGCCTGCTGCCTCTCCCAG GAGCTGGTGGTCCAGAAGGGCTGGAGGCTGCCGGAATACACCGTCACCCAGGAGTCAGGGCCTGCCCACCGAAAGGAATTCACCATGACTTGCCGGGTTGAGAGGTTCATCGAAATAG GGAGCGGCACCTCCAAGAAGCTGGCCAAGCGCAACGCGGCGGCCAAGATGCTGGTGCGAATCCACAATGTGCCCATGGACCAGCGGGAGGGCAGCGAGGCCGAGGTGGAGGAGGACCAGTTCTCCATC ACCATGGGGAACAAGCTGGACAGCCTGAAGGGCCGGCTCTCGGGCTGCACCTGGGACTCGCTGCGCAACTCGGCCGGCGAGAAGATCCTCCATCTCAAGAGCCACCCACTGGGGGCGCTCAACGCCGGCTTCTGCAGCCTCCTGCAGGAGCTCTCCGAGGAGCAGAGCTTCGACATCAGCTACCTGGACATCG ACGAGATGAGCCTGAGCGGCCTGTACCAGTGCTTGGTGGAGCTGTCCACGCAGCCGACCACGGTGTGCCACGGCTCAGCCGCCTCCCGCCCCGCCGCCCGCGCCGCTGCTGCCCGCAATGCCCTGCAGTACCTCAAGATCATGGCGGGAGGCAAATGA
- the NPFF gene encoding pro-FMRFamide-related neuropeptide FF, with protein MDARLALLLALLSGTATTGQCLEGGSVSKETQVDQPNSYLERLSDFLQESEDRAPRSFSDERLPSTLLHSLLYALQRPGRSSSFLFQPQRFGRETRGSWGSEGRLSQRGWDSMAPQFWSMAVPQRFGKK; from the exons ATGGATGCGCGCCTGGcgctgctgctggccctgctctcgGGCACTGCGACGACGGGCCAGTGCCTGGAAGGAGGGAGCGTGTCCAAGGAGACCCAGGTGGACCAGCCCAACAGCTACCTAGAGAGACTCTCCGACTTTCTG CAGGAGAGTGAGGATCGCGCCCCTCGGTCCTTCTCCGACGAGCGCCTGCCAAGCACCCTACTTCACTCCCTGCTCTACGCCCTGCAGCGACCCGGCCGCAGCTCCTCCTTCCTGTTCCAGCCCCAAAG GTTTGGCCGAGAGACCCGGGGGAGCTGGGGCAGCGAGGGCCGGCTCAGCCAGCGCGGCTGGGACTCCATGGCCCCCCAGTTCTGGAGCATGGCCGTGCCCCAGCGCTTCGGGAAGAAGTGA
- the TARBP2 gene encoding RISC-loading complex subunit TARBP2 isoform X2 — MSEEEEACGTKKSGGFPSIEQMLASNPGKTPISLLQEYGTRIGKTPVYDLLKAEGQAHQPNFTFRVTVGDISCTGQGPSKKAAKHKAAEVALKLLKGGNMLEPAASEESSSPFSLEPLPQLSTAAAPAAPILPAASPSSPMEVKSPVSPQQSECNPVGALQELVVQKGWRLPEYTVTQESGPAHRKEFTMTCRVERFIEIGSGTSKKLAKRNAAAKMLVRIHNVPMDQREGSEAEVEEDQFSITMGNKLDSLKGRLSGCTWDSLRNSAGEKILHLKSHPLGALNAGFCSLLQELSEEQSFDISYLDIDEMSLSGLYQCLVELSTQPTTVCHGSAASRPAARAAAARNALQYLKIMAGGK; from the exons TATAGAGCAAATGCTTGCCTCCAATCCCGGAAAGACCCCGATCAGCCTTCTCCAGGAGTATGGGACAAGAATAGGCAAGACGCCCGTATATGATCTACTGAAAGCCGAGGGACAAGCGCATCAGCCCAACTTCACCTTCCGAGTGACTGTCGGGGACATCAGCTGCACCG GTCAAGGCCCAAGCAAGAAGGCAGCCAAGCACAAGGCAGCAGAGGTGGCCCTAAAGCTCCTGAAAGGGGGAAATATGCTGGAGCCAGCAGCATCGGAGGAATCCAG CTCTCCTTTCTCCCTAGAGCCCCTTCCTCAGCTCAGCACCGCAGCGGCCCCCGCAGCGCCCATCTTGCCTGCTGCCTCTCCCAG CTCTCCGATGGAGGTGAAGTCGCCCGTCTCGCCCCAGCAGTCGGAGTGTAACCCCGTGGGGGCGCTGCAG GAGCTGGTGGTCCAGAAGGGCTGGAGGCTGCCGGAATACACCGTCACCCAGGAGTCAGGGCCTGCCCACCGAAAGGAATTCACCATGACTTGCCGGGTTGAGAGGTTCATCGAAATAG GGAGCGGCACCTCCAAGAAGCTGGCCAAGCGCAACGCGGCGGCCAAGATGCTGGTGCGAATCCACAATGTGCCCATGGACCAGCGGGAGGGCAGCGAGGCCGAGGTGGAGGAGGACCAGTTCTCCATC ACCATGGGGAACAAGCTGGACAGCCTGAAGGGCCGGCTCTCGGGCTGCACCTGGGACTCGCTGCGCAACTCGGCCGGCGAGAAGATCCTCCATCTCAAGAGCCACCCACTGGGGGCGCTCAACGCCGGCTTCTGCAGCCTCCTGCAGGAGCTCTCCGAGGAGCAGAGCTTCGACATCAGCTACCTGGACATCG ACGAGATGAGCCTGAGCGGCCTGTACCAGTGCTTGGTGGAGCTGTCCACGCAGCCGACCACGGTGTGCCACGGCTCAGCCGCCTCCCGCCCCGCCGCCCGCGCCGCTGCTGCCCGCAATGCCCTGCAGTACCTCAAGATCATGGCGGGAGGCAAATGA